ACAACAATGCCACCATTTTCACACTCCATTTGTAATTGTAAATCATCAGGAGGGTTTAGGATAGATGGGTGGCTCAGTTTAGGACTTAGAGAGACATCAACGCTTTGCCAAATgttaatagataaatataaatatatggtTTGTGTAAATTGCATTCAAGTTTATAGCTGCAGGTTGTGATAGGGTACAAGATCTTCTCCCAAATGAAAAATTTGAATGACTTAAATTTATGGCATAAATGATTGGTAATTGAATCTTAAAGTTCCAGATTCTTCACCAGGTACTGAATTTAAAAGTTCATCTGAAAACTCTGATCTtaataatatattgaatctAAGAATGGAATTGATTAGattacatgtattttattttcaattcaaatattgactaaatctaaaaaataagtGAACGTAAGATCATCTCCAACAGATGGTTCTTGGATACAAGTTGGGTTTTACTATTGTGTAAGTAAAATAAGTTGTTAgtctcaaaaaaattatattattttggttttagtttttaagtttttttttatcaacttttaatctctaaaaagtttgtttttatttttatatcaattattatgtatattttgaatttttaatgattttttgcaATAATATTTGGGACATCTTAAGAAATTTCTTTaccaaaatttagaatttttatgaaatggttaattaaatatgaatttttaaacacaaagaacttaaaaatttatatttaattcatcatttattaaataagtttaagtcgttaaatataaacattactataaaaaatcattaaaaaattcaaatgatacacaataattgtttcaaaccaataacaaaaaatgaaaaggaaaacTTTGAAGAGACTAAaagttgatgaatttttttataaggactaaaagtaaaataatgatAGTTATCgagattaaaaacttatttaacctttaaaaattaataagaaCATAAGTTGGATTCTACTCTCGGAGTAAAAATTGGaaaatattctttaatttaCGTAACATTTTAGGGCCCACAAAATGAgagttgaaaagaaaattatcATTCATAAGAACTTGAATTCAAattataatagaaataataattaattagactTTATTGcaattaaattttagattattaaaATCCCACTTCtatgaaaatcaaattttagatgATTAAAATCCAACTTCTATGAAAATCAAAtgattaataagaaaaatattactaaCTTCATCTCTCTCTACATAAGACTTTCttgaaatttttctttattcttttttataagaCTCTCTTTAAATTTTCTACCACCAAAACTAATTATTCtctttcttcaaaaataaatttataaaactaatattaatttttaataaatttaatataactatCTATTTTCCCGATTCCCATTATTTTTCTTAAGCACTTATGTACAGCAAGAAAGGTACTAACATGAAAATGCACCCACATTAAAACTCTAGAAAAGAGTTTCTTAGAGTTTgatttagtttaaaaaattacttttcgatttttaaaaataaaaaaaaaatttgaaagacctcttttcaaaaactgtttttgtaaaaaataagatataaataaataattaatatatctaaatacAATATAATTTATGCTACACGTCAAAtcacattaataattaaaaaatttgaaatatatatcaattatgcgagttgaaaaaaataaaaacaaacaaaaaaatatagttaagtttgatttatttatttttcccaATAATTTTAATGATCAGTGTTACATATAGTTTTTTATACGAAAGTGTTACATAGTTAGTTACTTCACACACacaaaagttaatattaattacaaCTTAAGTTTCATATTAACGTGCatatgatttttatataaaGCGTATTATAtgttagttatatttttttttcaacaaatttattaattacaattaattttctTCATTGAACGAATTCTATTAGTTCTCTTTTTCTTCGTAATACCCTTTTGTGATTTGTCGTCAAATTGTAAGTGCGACGATTTTAGATTTTTTGTGAGGCATTTTCTCCAATTTTGGTGTTTCTTATAGTTGAAATTGACATAGTAAATTGAGTTAAATGTTCTCATATTTGTAGACACGTTTTTGCTATTAACTTGTGTATAGCTCTTGAATTTGTATGTATTCTATTGTttgaattaaaaagtaaaattgaatGAATTCTATATAATTCAATGTTTGTTTCTTCTCAGGTTTAGGAACTCAAAAAATCAGTCTTGACCCTtccttattttttatgaaaccAAATGCATTCGCTCTTGTTCACCTCATTCGTACTGCCACTGAACTTAGCTGCCGCAAATTCGGACAACAGCTCCACAGTTATGCTCTACGTTCTGGTTatcattattcaaatatctATGTCTCAACTTCCCTCATCAAATTCTATGTCACAATCCACTTTTTGACTCATGCCCACAATCTGTTTGTTGAAATTCCTCAACCAAATGTAGTTTCTTGGAACACTTTGATTTCTGGGTATGTGCAAGCTGGCAAGTTTCAAAAAGCATTGTCGCTTTTTATAAACCTAGAAAGGTCTCAAATTTGTGCTGACACGTTTTCTTTCACATCTGCTATGGCTGCCTGTGCCCCACTGAGCTTGTTGAAACTGGGAAGCTCAATTCATTCCAAGACAGTGAAATTGGGAATGGCTAATGACACTGTTGTTGCAAACTGCTTGATTAATATGTATGGGAAATGTGGGTCGGTCGAACCTGCTGTTAGAATATTCTCTGATATCGCTGATAAGGATGATGTTATTTCTTGGAATTCAGTCATAGCAGCATGTGCAAACAATGGAAATATTGAACTTGGGTACAAGTTTTTGCAACTCATGCCGAATCCTAATGGTATTTCTTATAATGGGTTGATAAATGGCATTGCTCAAGCTGGGAAGATAGAAGATGCTGTTTGGATTTTGTCAACTATGCCCTGTCCAAATTCATCTTCTTGGAACTCCATAATTACTGGATTTGTGAATAGGAATCGAGTTCAGGAAGCTTTGGATATGTTCGGTAAAATGCATTTGAGAAACTTGCCGATGGATGAGTTCACATTTTCAATCATTTTAAATGGTATTGCTAGTCTGTCGGCCTTAACGTGGGGGATGACGATACATTGTTGCACAGTAAAGTATGGTGTAGATTCATGTGTAGTTGTAGGGACGGCCCTGATCGACATGTACTCAAAATGTGGGCGGGCGAACAATGCTGAATCAATATTCAATGTGCTGCCTAATAGAAATCTGATTAGCTGGAATGCAATGCTATCTGGATATGCTCGCAATGGTGATTTTGCACAAGTTAGCAGCCTCTTCGAGTCGCTAAAAATGGAAAGAGATATAGAACCAGACGGTATCACGTTTCTTAACCTCATATCAGCATGTTCCCATAACCAAATACCATTTGAGACTGCAATTCGTTACTTTGATGCCATGATGAATGAATATGGGATTGCACCGTCCATTGAGCTTTGTTGTTCGATGATACGACTCATGGGGCAAAAAGGAGAGTTGTGGAGAGCACAAAAGATGATACATGAACTTGGTTTTGAGTCATGTGGAGTTGTTTGGAGGTCTTTGCTTGGTGCTTGTGGAACTCAGGAAGATTTACAAATAGCAGAGACTGCAGCTGCTAAGGTGATTGAATTGGAGAGGGATGAAGATTATGTCTATGTGATGTTGTCTAATATGTATGCATCTTTTGGAAGATGGGAAGATGTTAATGTAATTAGGAGTCTCATGAGTAAGAATAGAGTTAGGAAAGAAGCAGGTTCTAGCTGGATAGAAATAGATAGCTTTGTGCCATATCATTAAAGAAGCATATGTCTGTCTTCGAAGAATAGCCTAGTAGTAAGGGTTAGAACACCAAAGGAGTTATATGTAGGATTTCGACCGAGTTACTAACATTTCCTCTTCTCTTAACAAACTAACCACTTAACatttttgtctataaaaaaagaACGTGTCTAATCCTAAATATTGAGTCATATGTTCACTTTTTTGTTCTGCTTACTCAACAATTAGCAATGTTCCAAAATATAGTTTTGACTATCACACCCCTAAGAATCAACCAAGGTGGTCTCACCAAGCTCAATTGGTTTCGATCAAGTGAAAACTTgaggaaaaaaattataggttCAATTCCTTGCTATGAATCTTTGATCCTAAAAGGCATCAAATTACACACTTGGAATTTCTTAGTAATTCATGATTAAAAAGGAATATGGAGAGAATAAGAGAAGACACtagagaaataattaaataattgaatatcaAAAGTTTGTTTGACTAATGAGAAAGTAAAGGTAGAAATTACACATAAAAAGAGATAGTGCATTTCAAGACATCCACCCGAATTGAAAAGAATGTAAATAagtaaaaagttatttaaattgaCAGAgttaaccaaataaaaataaggtAGAACTCAATTTTTCTATcctattatatataataaaaaagtaagtcCATATGTACAAAAGTGAAAGATTAAATGAATATAATATCTTATATAATCTTACAAAAGTTATGATATATTATTCGGTCTCTCTCTCCTAACATATACACAAACCATGAGGGTGCTACTATTATTTGTGATTTCGTAAGTATTAGACTTTGGACAAAAATTTATCTCTTTCAAAACAACATGCATTTTTCAAACTCTTATCGATCCAACTTTCTATAGACTCAATTTCAATCTCCTTACACATGATTACTTTATACTTCCAGATATGTCCCATGTATCCAAATCATAGATTGTAAATTATCTCAATTCTTGACTATTTTTTTCCGATTAAATAAAAGTTCAGCTGAGTTAGGTTTTGAAAACTCGTCAAAATCAAGACTAACCTCAAAGAACGTTGACAGAGATACTTATCGATCACCCCCACAGAGATCCTTACACACACATAAGTAATGCATTGCATGCTTGTCATATAAGATGCGATTGATAAAATCTCTAAAAACGATTGTGAGCCCTTAGCTTCTTTCCTAGACAACAGACATTGAAGTCTGCATCGTATTAAAGTATTGGCTGGACTTGATAGATTATCATTTTATTCTCAATTCAAAATATTgacaaaatcaaaatagagtATTGGCATAACTTGTTTTTCCTTTTGGCAAACCGAAATAAGTACAAATAAAAGTGCTTAGATGAAAATGTACCCTCATTAATACTCAAAAGTGTTTgccagaaagaaaaaaaaaagcgatataaatagagattaatcCTGACTCTAGCAAAGTTTAGAAAGAAAAGGGACTAGAACCGGGGGCGGTTAGAGGGTGAGACACATCACATATCAATTTGATCAACATCTACAAACAAGGAATTTTCATATACAGCACAGCCTATAGTGCCATAAGACAAAAGGATCAAATCacatttaaatatgaataatactAAACCAATATGACCAACCATCTATTGAACTATAGTCTCTGCCTAAAACAAAGGAAACAAGAATTTCCATTCCCAGGTTccctattataaataaatatacaaatctaTGCTGGGTGTGTCGGTCATCTAATAACTGTACGGCGTCGTTGCAAGCTCCTTCAGTTCAACCCTGGTTGTTATTACCTGTTAAATTTACAAGCTATCACAGGTTAGAATGCTAAAATAGAGCCAACTCAACCAGCAGCAAAAAACACACTTGAAATAAAAATTCACGGGGAATTTGAATATGCTCACCCTTAGGAATATTACGATTATGTGAAAACGAAGGAATCTTTGAGACTATCAAAGAGCTCTGCAATCCTTCTAATAGCTGCCACAAGTCAAAACACAATATACGATTAAAACACAAGGTGTACTAATACTACGGTTTTACAAAGAGTAAAAATGGGTTCATAATTAGGAAAAGACTAAAACAACTAGGAACAACCCACTATCAGTTATACAAACATAACATACTCTGGAAGTTGGCTGGATCCTGCGATTGGATCTCCGGGGCTCAACGACGTCAGATGTTGATGGCGTGGGTTTGTCATTTAAAACCTTTCCACCGCCACCCTTGCGCAACTTATCACCCGCAGGTGCAAGTTTTCCCTTACTTGCTCTTGATGTGAATGTCCTCTTAGAAGGAAGAGTGTCCGATGAAGTTGCCTGTGATGAAAATACCATCGGTACTTGTGTTGTTCCATCAGTTGTGGTGTAGGATGATTTCTCCACCTGAATTTCACTCTGTGAAGCATTCTTGAAATGATTTGAAGAATCCTTCGTCATATCTGTATGACTTGTCAGATCAGTGGTAAGAGAAGATGCATTGGATACAGAAGTGTTTCTTGGCGGGTTCACTCTACCCAAAACACCCTGTGGTTTTCCATATTTAGTCTTGGGCTTAGAGTCAGCTCCAGATCCAGATTTCTCTTTAGTATCATTTTTGGAACTATTTCTCCATCCTCGGAGTCCTGATCCTTGAGGGATCAAAGAATTGGCAATTTTAGTCGAATCATTTTTATCATTAGCCTTGCTGCTCCCATGTGCATCATAATGCTTGCTTACTTCCATAAACTTCCTTTTCTTCCCAGGTTTAGGAATTCCAAAAATCACTCTTGATCCTTCTTTTTGAAGACCAGTCCTCACCATTCTACGTGCATCCTGTTTGCTTTCATTCTTGCTGCTTTTACCAATGTTAAATACTTTCTCATTTTCAGTCAAATTAAGCAAGTTCATCTGATCAGGGTTTTCCGACTCCACAGCATCCATACTTTTTGGCACCTCGTCTTTCCCTTTCACCTCTACTTTACTCATACTACCCAGCTTTGGTCGCTTTTCATGTGGTGTATCACCCTGTAtacaaaattgtaaaatttagcACAGACAGACATGCAGTTGGGACATCGTGAGCAGTTGAAACAGGAGTACCTCGTGCGTAGAACTGTCATTTGCTCCCACCTTGGAAAATTCAAGCCATTTCCCATCCTTCCAAATAAGGGATGGACGGAGATGCCAAGCTCTAAGAACTGATGTTTCTCCACTAGCTACAAAAAACCAGTCAGTTTGTATATTTCCTAGATGTAGGTGCTAATGTgcaataatttgttaaaaagaaACTAGGCACCATAAAAACAATGTTTTATCAAATCAAACAGTATACATACCAGGAATGTGGATGGTTAAAGTTGTTTCATCTTTCTTATTCTTCTCCGTGATTACACCTTCCCGCCAGCTGATAACAAAACTACCATGTTAGAAAACTTCATAGTGATGATATGAAATTCTATATACAAACATAATGAAGTAATAGTGTATCGTAGAAACGGCCATTAATAAATAGctaatgaaaaagaaaaagagcaGAAAGGATACCTTTCTTGTATCCATGCGTCAACCTTATCCCCGATAGACCATGCATAATCTCCCATAGCTGTTCGGCGTCTCTTTCTTGGTCCTTCATGTTGCAAACTAGTCAGAGGGCGAGCAGTGCGTATTCTCGGTGGCTTGTCTCCTTCACATTCAAGTGAAACCCATTCCTTTAAAGGCTCTGCAAGCAATTCATAATGAATGACTACTCACTAATACGAAATTGAAAAGATCCCAGTTAAAAATGGGCTGACAAGTCAACATTCAATAGCAACCAGGTGTTTACTGCAGGCCATGGGAGATAACATGAACATCTTatgtacaaaatcaattttcagtcctatttataaattaatgagTACATTATGCTCTCCTCTCTTATGTAAATCTACATTTCTCTCCTTTGAGAACTGAATATGTAATTCACTTTAAATAGTTTTAAGGTAAACGAACAATTTAATGGTGAGGAATGACTGAACGATGTTGGATTTTTCTCTTTAGAATTTCCAATATCATCGATAACTAATTCTGAACACTTCATTCTTATTGCTTTTAAGATTTTGGAAGATAGAATGTACTCCTAAAAATCTGTTTTATGGGATTTGAAAATCCCTTAAaacctattttatttattgttccATTTGTGACAGGAGTTCGAAACTATATGTTAATGATAATGAGAGTCAAAGATAATGAGAAATTTGTGCATAAGAAGtttgaatattaaaatagatCACAGCGTAATGCATATTTACTTCTCAGGAGATGGAATGTAGATCTTTATAGCATTAGAGGGAATGGAAGGGGAGTATAATGTAAGTTTCTCTCTAAGGAGGGAATTGTAATTTTATCTAAATTTCTTCCCTTTTGACAAGCACATTCAGAAAAATACCAGTCAGTCAGTTGTTATATAGCTCTATCACAGAATTTACAGCCAGGCCATGGGAGACAACATGGACACCTTATAAACACCTACTTTATAATGATTTATCCACAATCCATTAATCTATTTTCAAAGCCtcaattgtaaaataattacttacgacaaacaaataaataaataaccagTAAGTCAGTTATATAGTTTTGTAACATTTCCACCCTGATGATCTCCTTTAGAATAATCCTCCTAATTGCACACACACATTAGCAGCATCCGTAATCCTTTGGCTTTACCATTAACAGTCAGAGTATGGAAATACAGTCAAACCATTTTTGTAACTTGTCAACTAATAAGCTTGACTAACCTTCAACAGCTACAAGTGAAGTGTAGCATACATAAGCTTTACCATCTTTCAAGCTTAAAATATTTGCTATGAACCATGCAGCTTTAtaaccttcatcatctttgaaGACCTGATATATATGATAGCTTCAGTTTACTAAGAAAATTCTAATTCAAAAGCAATAAGAATCAGCATAGCCTTTTCCCACTAGGTTGGTCAGCCAAAAATCTAATTGAAAAGCAACacattaattttcaaaattgtaaAGAATTCATGTAAATTTGATTGAAAACTATACTagatgaaaaagaaataaagaaataaacaaaGGACAATGAAAACAACCTCCACAAGTGAGCCCTCCTTGAAACTACTTTCGCCAAGATTTTCAGATCCATTAATAACAGTGAAAGAAGAAGCCTGTATTTCAGGCTCAGATCCAAGAACCATGTCAACAGGCTTGACTAAATCAGAAACATTGCGTGCCTTTTGTCCTCTTGAATTCTTTTCATTGATCATGATAGAAGCTGACATTCCACTAGATGAAATGTCTCTGTTTTGTATTATATGAGAAGTTTCGGGGATATCTCTGATAATGTCAATGTTCACAAGATCTCTGGTCATGTCTTTCAATAATCCAACTTCCCGAGAAGACTCTGGTGCTGCTTTCAAACATCCTTCTGGGCCAGCTTCTACCAATTCGATTAATGGCAAAGGATCACCCATAGTTACAATCTTTCCTGCTTGAGATACAGCTTCTGCTGCAAGCTCAGCAGCCTTTAAAATGGCATCCATATTCTCAGCTCTTTTGGTGGCAGCTGAAGCTGCTTCCACTCTCCTTCGAATAGCTTCCTTTGCAACTACAATGATTGAACCGGGGCTATTGGTTCCATTTGTTCCCTTCAAAATGGAAGCAGGCGTAGCTTGTCCCACTTTACTAGTACCCTCGGTAAGGAAATTTTTACTTTGGCTGGAATTTTCGCAACCAGATGAAATCAATGCTTCATCGGCCATCAATTTTGCTTGAAATGCAGCATTTGATGCAACATTAGCAGCTGCAGCCGCTGCCTTTGCAACTGCTGCAGCAGCTGCAACCGCAACTGCTGCATTGGCTAATTTGGCCTCAATATCTGGCATCAATCCAGAACTTTTATGCTTATCCAACTGACTCCATAACTCTAGGCTATGATTCACTGCAGCAGCAGAATGAGCAGAAGCTTCCTCTGCATGTAACCTAGCCTCCTTAACTTTCATAAGAGACTCATCTGACAGAATCCTATTCTCAACACTCTGATCATTTTTGGGTTGATCAGCTAGAGGAGATACAGAAACAACTGATTTCTCAACAGTAGATATTGGCACATTGTGAACAGGGGTCACAACAGCAACAGAAGTAGATGCACGGCTAGCGACAGCTGGAGTCAGAGACTGCAAAGGCTTCTGGCCAAGGTCCTCATATGGCACAgcctttttcctttttttgggCTTTGGATCTGAAGAATGCTGAGCAGGTGGTACTGTCACAATGTTGGCATCAAGCTGAGAAGTCCCAACAAGAATACTTTGTAAGCCTGTGCTGGAGGCAGGAGGACCAGGAGTAACATTTTTTATGCTTGAGGAAGGAGGCAAAGAAGATCCCTTGACTGAACCTAACTTAACTGTATCTGAGGCAGGTGATGCAGAAAGATGGGTGCTATTGTCAGGCGCGGGAGTTGCAGACCCAATCCATGGTCCACGTAGGGGGGCTTGGGATATCCATGATGTGTTATGTCCAAGAAAATTTCTCGGAGGTGGAGATTGATAATGATGCAGAGGAGTATGTGCCTGTGAATAATCCACAACAGAACCTCTTGCAAGGGCACTGGATTGCAGTGAATCACATGAGAGAGTTGGCAGACTCCAGAGAGGAGATGATAGAGGTATTAGGGGAGTAGTAATAGTTGGAGTAGCCTTGCTGCAACCTCTACCAAGAGGTGAAGAGATACCTTTCCCTTGAAGCGCACTTTGCTTAACTGTTGAATCAGATGTTCTTGCAGCTGCAGATCTCAATTAGCAAGAGTTAAACAATCACATTAACTAATCAAACTAGCAAAAAAGctacatataaaaaattcacaaaaaataCCAGATCGTGATTGTAGAGGTGTTTCTGGGTTGATGGGATGAGATTTTTGACTATGCTGCCTTTCTATGCAGACACGCCAGACATTCTCCCAAATGCTCCTTCCACCATCTAAAAACACTATCTAGGAACTCAGGTTTCTTGTTTTAAGaacaaaaaggcagaaaaaaaagAGGCATGCAAGTAATTCACAATACACAAAAAGATTAACCTGTCCCCCCAAAAGCTGATATCATATGTGCCTCATCTGGTGTTGTGCCTTGACTGCAACAATATCAGTAAAAGCAATTATTGTGACAGTTGACTATCAAGCTAGACAATATAGAACATAAATAATAGCTATATCATGCAGATCTAAATGTCTTCCATGCACCTTGGCTCCCAGAAGATTGTGATTGAACAAGTAACACGTTCAAAGTCCAACATGCCAATGATAACAGAAAGGTCAAAAAATACGATCAACAACCGATGATTCTCAATTTTCAACTTTTCAATCACACATCAAATTATGGGAAATGGGGATGTTAGGTCTGGTCTCTTATGGGGAATAGGTGAAGAAATGCAAGATAAATGATTGTTAAGTACATGCAGACAT
This region of Cicer arietinum cultivar CDC Frontier isolate Library 1 chromosome 8, Cicar.CDCFrontier_v2.0, whole genome shotgun sequence genomic DNA includes:
- the LOC101504440 gene encoding protein SWOLLEN 1-like isoform X3 produces the protein MDYDDSDFESQNLHLASEGSSKFPPVLRPYALPKFDFDESLQANLRFDSLVETEVFLGIESNEDNQWIDAFSRGGSNIEFSSTAAGACSISRHDNVWSEATSSESVEMLLKSVGQGEYNPRQTVIQESDACDELACLAKQMDSNPKPDDRNEFKVDDTDLQPPGGTNTSFYGLKENVGIEQSQAGVSQSHENDLSIDVSSGILEPNDVCQNIDIPISEGSPTFFTNDKGNNTKQGEVEIVADDLHHGEMHDSSALAVETDITESSMHNMVNEQQGPQQTQTNNQNSESSLTNQEAVVDTQTLDESAVGADTHHPDKSVFSIPTQETLEGGSVVKGSETGLSSLEDSMGMGTIAVSDLQKEERCSEDIWSCDLSRANASKNLVLLKDVAMADQSAPDTCTLPKVSIKDDSVFEGQVVEVSNSSYGICPNLQQTVDVMEKKTYSVSNVPKENESLNTSGDHMDTGILSSKSEASMFPAEENSISVVSEGNNDNMLGGFSVSTNSSIVGESTQTCVNNEPDRQSDLEKFDQDDFVNDEEKTKICSDMSQMHSDVALSHLGDKGVVSSLLSACSMQSELTTSCVSINVKPVNNSASQVVSENISLTSCEIMNDTPPSEVVSTHGATGDNNVQRVTTVELSSSEGKEEIDMKIAEEAGIPIIARSSEQEIAPCPVKETEKLHTSGHLICDMESDSMLGVGMHDAAKIGEPQKTIDDKATQECTKEISKPPVLCESSEKQGDGVTISVIEDDKETLQEIHDKSPSKELGDDLVRNKDCVSTAPLSDSCVKLPETGSFPANTNCSTPSTFRSPFQTEKDEDRGKAYANQNPPASDLKNCGTNNTLTTAQVLKGNTASKDDRSSTPEVNYVVDLSMKDTVDVNTEDVGKRHSAPVITTSNASIALEESPSTSVLGPSKTKTVANISCGSPQISDREATLSASKATPERKTRRSSNKAAGKESARRGRVKGATPARQSERDDKSTKVSLSSSSGFKLMQSNEPFTDLQQVQLRAQIFVYGALIQGTTPDEAHMISAFGGTVFLDGGRSIWENVWRVCIERQHSQKSHPINPETPLQSRSAARTSDSTVKQSALQGKGISSPLGRGCSKATPTITTPLIPLSSPLWSLPTLSCDSLQSSALARGSVVDYSQAHTPLHHYQSPPPRNFLGHNTSWISQAPLRGPWIGSATPAPDNSTHLSASPASDTVKLGSVKGSSLPPSSSIKNVTPGPPASSTGLQSILVGTSQLDANIVTVPPAQHSSDPKPKKRKKAVPYEDLGQKPLQSLTPAVASRASTSVAVVTPVHNVPISTVEKSVVSVSPLADQPKNDQSVENRILSDESLMKVKEARLHAEEASAHSAAAVNHSLELWSQLDKHKSSGLMPDIEAKLANAAVAVAAAAAVAKAAAAAANVASNAAFQAKLMADEALISSGCENSSQSKNFLTEGTSKVGQATPASILKGTNGTNSPGSIIVVAKEAIRRRVEAASAATKRAENMDAILKAAELAAEAVSQAGKIVTMGDPLPLIELVEAGPEGCLKAAPESSREVGLLKDMTRDLVNIDIIRDIPETSHIIQNRDISSSGMSASIMINEKNSRGQKARNVSDLVKPVDMVLGSEPEIQASSFTVINGSENLGESSFKEGSLVEVFKDDEGYKAAWFIANILSLKDGKAYVCYTSLVAVEEPLKEWVSLECEGDKPPRIRTARPLTSLQHEGPRKRRRTAMGDYAWSIGDKVDAWIQESWREGVITEKNKKDETTLTIHIPASGETSVLRAWHLRPSLIWKDGKWLEFSKVGANDSSTHEGDTPHEKRPKLGSMSKVEVKGKDEVPKSMDAVESENPDQMNLLNLTENEKVFNIGKSSKNESKQDARRMVRTGLQKEGSRVIFGIPKPGKKRKFMEVSKHYDAHGSSKANDKNDSTKIANSLIPQGSGLRGWRNSSKNDTKEKSGSGADSKPKTKYGKPQGVLGRVNPPRNTSVSNASSLTTDLTSHTDMTKDSSNHFKNASQSEIQVEKSSYTTTDGTTQVPMVFSSQATSSDTLPSKRTFTSRASKGKLAPAGDKLRKGGGGKVLNDKPTPSTSDVVEPRRSNRRIQPTSRLLEGLQSSLIVSKIPSFSHNRNIPKGNNNQG
- the LOC101504440 gene encoding protein SWOLLEN 1-like isoform X4, with translation MDYDDSDFESQNLHLASEGSSKFPPVLRPYALPKFDFDESLQANLRFDSLVETEVFLGIESNEDNQWIDAFSRGGSNIEFSSTAAGACSISRHDNVWSEATSSESVEMLLKSVGQGEYNPRQTVIQESDACDELACLAKQMDSNPKPDDRNEFKVDDTDLQPPGGTNTSFYGLKENVGIEQSQAGVSQSHENDLSIDVSSGILEPNDVCQNIDIPISEGSPTFFTNDKGNNTKQGEVEIVADDLHHGEMHDSSALAVETDITESSMHNMVNEQQGPQQTQTNNQNSESSLTNQEAVVDTQTLDESAVGADTHHPDKSVFSIPTQETLEGGSVVKGSETGLSSLEDSMGMGTIAVSDLQKEERCSEDIWSCDLSRANASKNLVLLKDVAMADQSAPDTCTLPKVSIKDDSVFEGQVVEVSNSSYGICPNLQQTVDVMEKKTYSVSNVPKENESLNTSGDHMDTGILSSKSEASMFPAEENSISVVSEGNNDNMLGGFSVSTNSSIVGESTQTCVNNEPDRQSDLEKFDQDDFVNDEEKTKICSDMSQMHSDVALSHLGDKGVVSSLLSACSMQSELTTSCVSINVKPVNNSASQVVSENISLTSCEIMNDTPPSEVVSTHGATGDNNVQRVTTVELSSSEGKEEIDMKIAEEAGIPIIARSSEQEIAPCPVKETEKLHTSGHLICDMESDSMLGVGMHDAAKIGEPQKTIDDKATQECTKEISKPPVLCESSEKQGDGVTISVIEDDKETLQEIHDKSPSKELGDDLVRNKDCVSTAPLSDSCVKLPETGSFPANTNCSTPSTFRSPFQTEKDEDRGKAYANQNPPASDLKNCGTNNTLTTAQVLKGNTASKDDRSSTPEVNYVVDLSMKDTVDVNTEDVGKRHSAPVITTSNASIALEESPSTSVLGPSKTKTVANISCGSPQISDREATLSASKATPERKTRRSSNKAAGKESARRGRVKGATPARQSERDDKSTKVSLSSSSGFKLMQSNEPFTDLQQVQLRAQIFVYGALIQGTTPDEAHMISAFGGTDGGRSIWENVWRVCIERQHSQKSHPINPETPLQSRSAARTSDSTVKQSALQGKGISSPLGRGCSKATPTITTPLIPLSSPLWSLPTLSCDSLQSSALARGSVVDYSQAHTPLHHYQSPPPRNFLGHNTSWISQAPLRGPWIGSATPAPDNSTHLSASPASDTVKLGSVKGSSLPPSSSIKNVTPGPPASSTGLQSILVGTSQLDANIVTVPPAQHSSDPKPKKRKKAVPYEDLGQKPLQSLTPAVASRASTSVAVVTPVHNVPISTVEKSVVSVSPLADQPKNDQSVENRILSDESLMKVKEARLHAEEASAHSAAAVNHSLELWSQLDKHKSSGLMPDIEAKLANAAVAVAAAAAVAKAAAAAANVASNAAFQAKLMADEALISSGCENSSQSKNFLTEGTSKVGQATPASILKGTNGTNSPGSIIVVAKEAIRRRVEAASAATKRAENMDAILKAAELAAEAVSQAGKIVTMGDPLPLIELVEAGPEGCLKAAPESSREVGLLKDMTRDLVNIDIIRDIPETSHIIQNRDISSSGMSASIMINEKNSRGQKARNVSDLVKPVDMVLGSEPEIQASSFTVINGSENLGESSFKEGSLVEVFKDDEGYKAAWFIANILSLKDGKAYVCYTSLVAVEEPLKEWVSLECEGDKPPRIRTARPLTSLQHEGPRKRRRTAMGDYAWSIGDKVDAWIQESWREGVITEKNKKDETTLTIHIPASGETSVLRAWHLRPSLIWKDGKWLEFSKVGANDSSTHEGDTPHEKRPKLGSMSKVEVKGKDEVPKSMDAVESENPDQMNLLNLTENEKVFNIGKSSKNESKQDARRMVRTGLQKEGSRVIFGIPKPGKKRKFMEVSKHYDAHGSSKANDKNDSTKIANSLIPQGSGLRGWRNSSKNDTKEKSGSGADSKPKTKYGKPQGVLGRVNPPRNTSVSNASSLTTDLTSHTDMTKDSSNHFKNASQSEIQVEKSSYTTTDGTTQVPMVFSSQATSSDTLPSKRTFTSRASKGKLAPAGDKLRKGGGGKVLNDKPTPSTSDVVEPRRSNRRIQPTSRLLEGLQSSLIVSKIPSFSHNRNIPKGNNNQG